In one window of Geotrypetes seraphini chromosome 3, aGeoSer1.1, whole genome shotgun sequence DNA:
- the LOC117356665 gene encoding 40S ribosomal protein S23-like, with amino-acid sequence MQDAEKATDGRKGKCRGLRTARNHRCEQKRHDKQYKKAHLGTSLKANPFVGASHAKGILLEKVGVEAKQPNSGIRKYVRVQLIKTSKKITAFVPNDLNFIEENDEVLVAGFGHAGYAVGDSPGVRFKVVKVANASLLALYKGKKERPRS; translated from the exons ATGCAGGATGCAGAGAAAGCAACAG ATGGCAGGAAGGGCAAGTGCCGTGGTCTTCGTACAGCTAGAAACCATCGGTGTGAGCAGAAAAGGCATGACAAGCAATACAAGAAGGCTCACTTGGGTACTTCCCTGAAGGCCAATCCTTTTGTAGGTGCTTCCCACGCCAAAGGAATTCTCCTGGAAAAAGTTGGTGTAGAGGCTAAACAGCCCAACTCTGGTATCAGGAAGTATGTCAGAGTGCAGCTGATCAAGACCAGCAAGAAAATTACTGCTTTTGTGCCCAATGATTTAAACTTCATTGAGGAAAATGATGAAGTTCTGGTTGCTGGTTTTGGCCATGCTGGTTATGCTGTTGGTGATAGTCCTGGTGTCCGGTTCAAAGTTGTGAAAGTGGCTAATGCTTCCCTGTTAGCCTTATACAAAGGCAAGAAGGAGAGACCAAGATCATAA